Genomic DNA from Labrys wisconsinensis:
CTGGTTGGAATCGAGCACGCAGACGGCGCCGTCGAGCACGCGCAGCGAACGCTCGACCTCGATGGTGAAGTCGACGTGGCCGGGGGTGTCGATGATGTTCAGGCGCTTGCCGGCCCAGTAGGCCGTGGTGGCGGCCGACGTGATCGTGATGCCACGCTCCTGCTCCTGCTCCATGAAATCCATGGTCGCAGCGCCGTCGTGCACTTCGCCGATCTTGTGGCTCTTGCCGGTGTAGTAGAGGATCCGCTCGGTGGTCGTGGTCTTTCCGGCGTCGATATGCGCCATGATACCGAAGTTGCGGTAGTCCTCGATCGCGTGGGTGCGGGGCATCGTTCTGTCCTCGTCCGATCCGTTCGCGTTACCAGCGGTAATGCGAGAAGGCGCGGTTGGCTTCCGCCATGCGGTGGGTGTCTTCGCGTTTCTTCACCGCGTTGCCGCGGTTGTTGGAAGCATCGAGAAGCTCGGCCGACAGCCGCTCTTCCATGGTCTTTTCGTTGCGGGCGCGGGCCGCGGTCAGGATCCAGCGGATGGCGAGCGCCTGACGGCGCTCGGTGCGGACCTCGACCGGAACCTGGTAGGTGGCGCCGCCGACGCGGCGGGAGCGCACCTCGATCGCCGGGGCGACGTTGGCGAGGGCCGACTGGAACACGGT
This window encodes:
- the rpsG gene encoding 30S ribosomal protein S7; translated protein: MSRRHRAEKREIIPDPKFGDIVVTKFMNAVMYDGKKSAAERIVYDAFDTIEAKAKQSPLTVFQSALANVAPAIEVRSRRVGGATYQVPVEVRTERRQALAIRWILTAARARNEKTMEERLSAELLDASNNRGNAVKKREDTHRMAEANRAFSHYRW